The genomic region TCCGGTTTGGCGTCGCGGAGCGAGGGTTCGACCATCGCCGAAGTTAAAACCTCAAGGGAATTGGGATTAAGGCAGGACTCCCAATCCTCGGCCGCACCCGGATCCTCCACCGTGAAAAGGTGGTCATACAGCCGGACCTCCGCCGGGACGGCGTGGGCGGCCGAGACCCAGTGGAGCGTGGCTTTGACTTTCCTTCCATCCGGTGCGGAGCCTCCTTTGGTCTCCGGATCGTAGGTGCAACGGAGTTCCACAACCTTACCCGACTCGTCTTTAATAACGCCGGTACATTTAATAAAGTAACCGTAGCGCAAACGGACTTCCCGCCCCGGCGCCAAACGGTAAAATTTCTTGGGCGGATCTTCCATAAAATCATCTTCTTCAATATACAGAACTTTGGAGAAGGGTACCTTCCGGACCCCCATTGCCGGATCTTCCGGGTTATTCACCGCCTCCAGCTCTTCCACCTGGCCTTCGGGGTAGTTTTCGAGCACGACCTTGAGCGGTCGTAAGACAGCCATTACCCGGGGCGCCCGTTTGTTCAGATCTTCCCGTAAACAGTGTTCCAGCAAAGCAATATCCACCGTACTGTTGCTTTTGGCCACCCCAATCCGTTCGCAGAAATCCCGAATCGCAGCCGGCGTATAACCGCGGCGGCGCAGTCCCGCAATGGTCGGCATCCGCGGGTCATCCCAGCCTCTGACAATTCCCCGTTCGACCAGCTGCAAAAGTTTGCGCTTACTCATCATTGTGTAAGTGAGGTTTAGACGCGCAAACTCAATCTGCTGCGGTTTACGGGGAACAGGGAGCTGCTCGATAAACCAGTCGTATAAAGGACGGTGGTCTTCAAACTCCAAAGTACAGATGGAGTGGGTGATCTTTTCCAGCGCATCGGAGAGCGGGTGGGCAAAATCGTACATCGGGTAGATGCACCATTGGTCGCCGGTCCGGTGGTGGGGTACCCGTAAAATCCGGTAGATCACCGGGTCCCGCATATTGAGGTTGGGCGAGGCCATGTCAATCTTGGCCCGCAAGACCCGCGAACCGTCAGGGAACTCCCCGGCCCGCATCCGGCGGAAAAGATCCAGGTTTTCTTCGACCGTCCGGTCCCGGTAGGGGCTGTTTTTCCCCGGTTCGGTCAGAGTTCCCCGGTAAGCCCGGATCTCCTCGGGGCTTAAATCACAAACATAAGCCTTACCCGCTTTGATCAGGAGCTCAGCATACTCGTAAAGCTGCTCAAAGTAGTCGGAAGCGTAATAAAGATGCTCGCCCCAGTCAAAACCGAGCCAGCGTACATCCCGTTTGATCGACTCAATATACTCCATATCTTCCTTGCTGGGGTTGGTGTCATCAAAACGGAGGTGGCAACGGCCATTGTACTCCGCCGCCAAACCGAAGTTGAGGCAGATCGATTTTGCGTGTCCGATATGGAGATAACCGTTGGGTTCAGGGGGAAACCGCGTGATCACTTCCCCGTCGTTCTTGTTTTGCTTTAGGTCTTCGTTAATAATATTTTTGATAAAATTAGTTGGCGAATTGTTTTCGGTTGTACTCATGGTCAATCTCCCCCTGCCAAATTATCCTTTCAAACTTTCTATTCCTTTCTATTCTACTCTGCTTTTTCCTGCCGGTCAACGGAAACTGGCGCTTTCCGGTTGGTTCCGGCTGCCACATGCTTAGTATATCCGAAAACCGGCGGCACCGGTTTGTTCGGCTCGGGAAAACGGCTACCAAAAAGGGCGCTTTATCAGCGCCCAATCCTTATTGTCGAGAGACAGTATTAACAAAGACAGTTACTCCGCGTACTACCCACACCCCACAGGT from Capillibacterium thermochitinicola harbors:
- a CDS encoding glutamine--tRNA ligase/YqeY domain fusion protein, with the protein product MSTTENNSPTNFIKNIINEDLKQNKNDGEVITRFPPEPNGYLHIGHAKSICLNFGLAAEYNGRCHLRFDDTNPSKEDMEYIESIKRDVRWLGFDWGEHLYYASDYFEQLYEYAELLIKAGKAYVCDLSPEEIRAYRGTLTEPGKNSPYRDRTVEENLDLFRRMRAGEFPDGSRVLRAKIDMASPNLNMRDPVIYRILRVPHHRTGDQWCIYPMYDFAHPLSDALEKITHSICTLEFEDHRPLYDWFIEQLPVPRKPQQIEFARLNLTYTMMSKRKLLQLVERGIVRGWDDPRMPTIAGLRRRGYTPAAIRDFCERIGVAKSNSTVDIALLEHCLREDLNKRAPRVMAVLRPLKVVLENYPEGQVEELEAVNNPEDPAMGVRKVPFSKVLYIEEDDFMEDPPKKFYRLAPGREVRLRYGYFIKCTGVIKDESGKVVELRCTYDPETKGGSAPDGRKVKATLHWVSAAHAVPAEVRLYDHLFTVEDPGAAEDWESCLNPNSLEVLTSAMVEPSLRDAKPEDRFQFERLGYFCVDPDTTAGRLVFNRTVTLRDTWAKIQQKSQDQDQE